Below is a genomic region from Phragmites australis chromosome 20, lpPhrAust1.1, whole genome shotgun sequence.
GCACAGGCGGTCCAGAAGCGCGTCTACGACCAGCACCACAGGCCGGTGTCCTTCCAGGTCGGCGATTGGGCTCTTCTTCGCCTTCGGCAGCGGGCAGCAGCATCCCTCCCACGCTCGGCAACAGGGAAGCTCAAGTCGCGATACGTCGGGCCGTACCAGGTGGCGGAGCTCATCAACGAGGTGGCTGTGCGGCTACAGCTTCCCCCCGGCGCTCGCCTTCATGATGTGTTCCACGTCGGCGTCCTCAAGAAGTTTGTCGGTACCCCGCCGGCCGTTCCACCCCTGCTGCCTCCGCTCCTGCACGGTGCTGTGGTGCCTGCACCCGCCCGGGTGACTCGAGCTCGGCTGGCCCGGGGAGTGCGCCAGGTGCTCGTTGAATGGCAGGGAGAACCTCCTGCTTCGGCTACATGGGAGGATCTGGACGACCTCCGTGCTCGGTTCCCTTCCTTTCAGCTCGAGGGCGAGCTGGACTTCGAGGCGGGGAGAGATGTCATGTGCGGACGCACATATGCCAGGCGCGGACGCGCCCGCGACGTGCGCCGCGCGGCTGAGCGCGCTGAGCGTGCTGGGCAGGCGCTGCATGGGTTAGCCTCTAGTGGCTAAAGATAGAAACTTAGATTAGTAAGTTGTTTTGGAAATTCCTAGAATCAGGGAGAGCCTTCTCCATTTCGGTTGGGCCATTGGCCATATATGCTTGTAATCGCTTGACAATCGGGGGAGGAAGAATTATATccctaatctctctctctctgttaaGCCTGCGGTTGAGGGGGATAACCTCACCGGAGAAGACGGCCGACAGCTACGAACTGCGTAGCCGCGGTCCGGCCAGTCGGGGGTTCGACGCCCTTGACAATGCTATCCAGAGTTATCAATCCCAATGTGAAAAAGGTATATTCATGTTTTCATCTAATTGGGTGTCCTCGAGTATGCTAACGCAAAAGAAATTAAATCGCATAGTGCAACTCACAATAGCAAAGAAATTTTGAGATTAAGATTTGAGGAACCAATCAATGCTTCACCAGGGATAGTCTATAATACATCTATTTATATATCAATAATACAACAATATTGCTTGCTACAGATGCTTCTAGAACAAATTTAGCATTGGCTACAAACATCTTTGGAGTTAACTTGCCTTTCATGATAGCTTACATACTCCAGGTTGCAACCTTCAGATTACAAAGGAACAGACAACAACTCGATTAGCCTACTGTTACCATCAGGTCAGGTCTTTTTGGATGGCTGTCTCTTCCCAGGTGTTAGATTGTTTTCTGTGGCCAAAGCACTTGCGCCATTTTTTGGTGAAGCTTCACCAGCTAAAGGGTTCTTGGCAGAGGAATCTGTTGCTGAAGATGGAGAATTGCTCTTCTCATGGCTGTTCTTGTCTCCGGAAAAAATTATTGGGTTTGCAAATGATCTTGTACATGGCcacctaaaaacaaaaaataaaaattgatgcTTGCTATATTGAAACATGTGGTGGGTACCAAAAAGCACGCAGCAAACAGACCTGCTGGACCGAATAGTTTCACCTTCAACGACAGTTTCTGCTTCGAAGATGTTACCTATCAACAAGGTAAATAACAGATCATTTACATAAGGCCTAATAACAGAAATATAGCACTTGATTCAAACTTATAATCAgatcaaagtaaaaaaaaaaattcattgagGCACAGGGAACAGGCTCTCGcttaaaaaaaagggaaacacaCATAACTATCTACTGTAGAAACTATAACAAAAATCTACGATAAATGGAGATATTTAACAATAAACTGCGCTGCATTTGAAATAAACAAAGTTATTAGTTATTTGCATGAGGTTTCAAGAATATTTGCACCAGTGTCAACTATTGACTCCTGAAAAAGGTCCATCTACAAATTCAGCTGAAAGATCATCCTAGTAATGTCCATTCAATAAAGTCTACTTTTGCCAACTTTTCTTCTTCCCCAGAGACACTTAATTATGTAGGAGTTTGCTAGTGGAATCCAGTAAAGTAAATAAAATTCGAGAAAGAAAATGGCAGCTCATTAGATAATTGCTAACACAAAGTACTTTAAATAGTGTACTCCCATAACCATATATTTGTAGTTCTTTGAGATGTTGATCAAATGACTTGTTAACACAAAAGGTCTATCAGAAAAGATAGCCAAATGCCATGTCTACTCAATGCCGGCTAATAAATGATTCACATGGCCCCATGTGATGAAAGTATGAAACAATGGATCAATGTCAATATGGAACGACAAACTAAGCATACACATCAACTATAACATATAATTAAGATGTAACAAACTGTCGAGGATAGTGGCATGTGTATGTgtacaaattaaattaaattaaggATCATATCATATGCAAGGATACATGTGGACTATATCATTGGCAAAATGATATATTTAGATTCTTGTTAAAAAACATTGGATTGGCAGTAAGTTAGCTAATTTGGACAGTGGAGATGTGATTTTTGATAGCGACATTTATACCTCATTGTAATGTTTTCAGGTACTGATACCTGACAGGCTAGCGCATCAAGATGCATTAGTTAGTTCCTTGTTGATAGGAAGCTAAATGACAAATATAAGGCTGTCTTGGCTGAAGGTGAGAGAACACAAGCCGGTTTTGCAGTTTAGTATCCAGACTGAGTTGAGCTAACCTTAAATTTGACTCACAATCTAATATGGCCGGGGTCAGACCTTCCTAGTCTTACGTACTAATAACTCTGTAATATAAGAAATAAGAAAGAGCATTAGGCTTTACGATTAATGATCAAGGTACCATGTATGATGCAAAGATGGAGGATTTCTTGATTTCAAGTTCTGGTCCTGCTAGGCTTGAGGTTTTCTGGATTTTGGGTTCTGCCGAAGATAATTATTAGAGGCCATGTCACTTTCCACATCCTGAATCAAGAATTTTGGTTCGGATTAGGTGCTGTATTTCAGTTTAACATGTACCGCATAATGACCCGTTCTGCTTTGTATATGAATGTTGGATAACGAGATTCAAGAAGTGCAGACTTTATGACAGAGTTCTGTCCTTGACTTAATCATAGAATATACTGCAATTAATATGCAAGAAAAATTGAGTCCAGGATTCCATTGAAAAAGCATGAAAACAGCCACACTAAGTTGAGCTCATTTTGCTCATTTCATCCAATTTTTTTAGAACAATCTGATGCGTTATCAATCAATGGCGGAGCTGCTACGGACAGACAAGAAGGCCTGCTTAACTGTGATAacacaagtaaaaaaaataaagatatacaCCAGGAGACTAGGTGACTCTAGATATTGCAGTAAGCTGAAGAGTGCATAAGTACCTCCGTCAAAAGCCTTTTTAGAGAAGTACTTGACCTTCATGCATGCTGCGAGTATAGCTTGATATTTGTTGATCTTCTGTTCATGCTCTTGGATTTTTGATTCTCTGCACATGGCAACAAAATACAGGAATTTCACTGTCAAGCTTGATAATTTCTCACAATAACAATACACAGAATCTCTGATTTCTACTCCCTTCAACTGCAAATATATACTTCAGTTTTAGGCACAGTAACTAAGTAGTACCAGAAAATGACCTTGGTGGCCCTCATTTATCCCCATACTTTATGAACTATTCTTTCAAATATGTGTGAAAGGAGAGAGATTGGAAAAAAGAGGCTCATTTAATTCGAGAATATGAGCATGCATTCAATAATCTGAAGTAGAAAGAAATGGGAGAAATGTGCCTCGATGTTCTACACCAACCTATATTTTGAGAAAAGTTCATAGAGGCATAGAACTAAAGCAACTAACATTTGCAATGGGAGGAGTATTTAGACAAGTTTGATTTTGAGGTAATGCAAAAGACTAAAAGGATCAATTCAGTCTTTTTTAAAGCTGATATGTATTTAATTTGTAAAGTAAAACTACTGAAATGTTTGAGATTCTCAACAAAAAGGTAAAATATTGTACCATGACTGAGGTAGAACTTATTAGAAGATAAGAAATATGTTATACAtcttaattaaattatataaattaaaataataaaataagtgCATGACTGGAGCAGAGAACAACATAAAAACATAATAGAAGCCTTCTTCATTTCTCAGGACTCTTTTTACCTCTaattattttctccttatttacTTAGCTCTAGGTCTAATGAAGTGATATACTGATATGTCACTTGGAGACGTAATAAAGAGGGATGCGCTAAGTGTATCAAAACTAAGTCTAGCAAATACCACATCCTACTGAGTGATATCTGCAAGCAAATGTGCAGGTTAATCCTTAATTTAACAAGATATTTAAGGATTGTCTGCTCCTGTAATCTTGTTTGCTCACTAGTTTCACACAGTTATCGACGGAACATGATAGAATCATATTCTCTTTACACACCCTGGGACGGTCACATATAAAGAGATACTCGCCTCCTGCCATGGTCACTATGTGCACAAATAACACTAACACATTATTTATTGTTACGGGAGTATCAGTAACAGGCTAACAGCCTCATCTCATCCATGAACTCCTATCAGCCATATGCCACGGAAGTGCAAAGGCTAGCGATTATACAACAGCTCGTTCACAGATTCTACTCCATGTCATCCTACGGGTACACGCATATAAAGAGTGTAACCGTAAGTGAAACAGCGATTCTATCGGCTACTACGCTAACAGGGAGGAAGCATTGCGGATACAAAGAGGCAACACGTGAGTGACAGGGGGAGATCGCAATTACGAGTCATCGTCCCGCGGCAACTGGggcttggcctcctcctcctgctgcggGACAGCCGCGGCGGCAGCGTCTCCTCTCTCCTGCACGCACCAGTCAGGAGCTCAGTTTTAGAGGGGCAGAGCTGAAGAGCGAGAGACAGCgagcgagaaaaaaaaatgggaTTATGGGGAACCTTGACCGGGTGCTGCTCCGACGTCGGGGCGGAGCCAGCGGCGGGGGTggccgcggcggcagcagcagcagctgctgctgcttcctcTGGCGGCGGGGCGGGGGCAGGGGCGGCATCGGCGGTGGGCGGCCACGGGGAGGACGCCATCGGCGGCGCGGTGGTGCGGACGCCGGTCTGCCGGGAGGCCGGCGCTGAGAAATTTGCTGGTGAATCGGTGGAGTGCGAGAGGGGTGCCTGCCTACCCGACTCTGCCTGTAGCCTGGTTTTTATTTTAGGCGCACATATGCTGCAGCACTAACGGCATCTCCAACAAATTAGCCAAATTTTACTCTCcatatctatattttattattcaatctaaaagattttttctctatatttttatatttttataaacaaGATAACGACGAGACAAAACTTATCTAGAAAGACAGAGCtcagagaaacgaatctaacgaCACAAAAATCGCTGAAAAAGGAGTTACGATGCAGAAGCTatactaaaaacaagtttatgttttattttataaaaaaggactaatttgtaaaTAACATAAAGTtgtagggacctttttgtaaatatagaaaagtttagggattGATTTGTAAGATAGGGCCTTTTAtgtgaaaacagaaaagtttaagggtctatttgtaaaattacCAACTACTGGAAATCtttgaaattatttttgtattgagaATCATCTTTTAATTCTGTAGGGCTGACTGGGTTGACACGTGGGCAAGTTAGCTGACTTGGCGATGAGGCAGCTGATGTGGCTAGGTGACATGGCTTTAGGTGCTGACTTCGTTAAAGAGGCGACACGTGGTGACTTTGATACTAGTGGATGAAGGGGTACAGGTGGGATCTAATCTCGGCCATGCAAATCAGATCGGACGCCACAGAGAGGAAGGGGCTACTGGAGAGGAAGGGCACATCGAAACCGAGAGAGATCATGACGGTGCACTCACCTGATAAAGGCGCTGACCTTGTCGCCGGCCTCGGAGCATGACAACAAGTGGTGGATTACGATGAGAAGGCGACAGTGAATCTGTTTTGAGGCTTACCGAGAGTGGCACAGCACCGGAGGATGGTCAGCAATGATAGGGACGACGAGAGAGCTCATGAACTCGACGGGAAGCAGCTCTAGTGACCGGGGAAGCAAGGCGGCAGCGGCAGTGGCTTTGACAGAGGCAAGCAGCTCTGATGGTGGGCTCGACTGGAGGTGGCGGCAATGGTGGCGGTGGAGCTTGGATCTCGGTGACTAGCACCAGATGCGGCGGGTTTTGGTGAAGGGAGATCCGAGGGGGACGACTGGGTTACATAGGTGGCACGAGAGGATCTTGGGACGAGCTAAGACATCTTAGGGCAGCGGCGGACTCCAACACGGACATGGTGATGCGCTCGATTCCAACTCGAAGACGACGACAGTGAAGGTAGAACAGCTCTGGGCGTCTTTGGGTGAGCGGGCTGCGGAGCGGGGCTGCTGGCGAACTGGATTGTGAAGCAAGCTGGCTGAGTGGGGCGCACTAGCGGCCTAGGCGGGGAGACTGGCTGAACGAGAGGGGGCAGCA
It encodes:
- the LOC133901962 gene encoding uncharacterized protein LOC133901962: MASSPWPPTADAAPAPAPPPEEAAAAAAAAAAATPAAGSAPTSEQHPVKERGDAAAAAVPQQEEEAKPQLPRDDDSESKIQEHEQKINKYQAILAACMKVKYFSKKAFDGGNIFEAETVVEGETIRSSRWPCTRSFANPIIFSGDKNSHEKSNSPSSATDSSAKNPLAGEASPKNGASALATENNLTPGKRQPSKKT